A single genomic interval of uncultured Pseudodesulfovibrio sp. harbors:
- a CDS encoding ATP-binding protein translates to MTKMNMVQGGNRIRTEVLAAGCSQPLFRMVMEVLDEFSVKVHRVDADEAVDLNGFSSETVLIVGDMFSEAASIEFVQHVLEQGLRATVVAVCHRGNSSHAVGLERIGVYNIMEDGPMMKTKLATVMRRVFWMIDNERRLESVTRAVEGAERNYKKLFNKSPVGVFLSDSSGRPHSVNIEMARLLGASSPAEVLQEYANFGDQLYVVPGRRRELVKALSRKGQIFNFEFEARHLRLGRTWFAMNASIRERLPDGSFLIDGFVRDISERKRAEAAIRYSERKYRHLFDHAGEGIMLIDSDLLIADVNLAAVQLFGVGSSDDLTGRSFVDFLSPEDTSRFRVADADSGIGEVERREMRLLRADGMEIYVAATFRYNSDDRFFQVILSDITTRRNLEKTLRAARDCAESASRSKSDFLANMSHEIRTPLNGIMGMLQLLWETPLNEEQADYVDSALMSCARLTSLLGDIMDISKIEAGRVDLAHEPLDLGSILDSVRHLFGIAARQAGIRLKVRCESPFQGAFVGDSVKIQQILNNLVGNAIKFTSEGTVDVELGLLRHPEKGKVNLLISVSDTGIGMCPAMFDHVFKPFTQVDSSFTRKYQGAGLGLSIVKNLVQLMGGALQIESLPGEGTSVHCCLTLERKEPAVLMPSLSVGNDDQHKKGRRVLVVEDDYVNRTFLVRVLEKQKYRVRAVDNGESALNELRTRAYDAVLMDVHMPVMGGVEAAKAIRAGKAGPQVRNIPIVAVTACAVKGERERFIEAGMNDYLPKPVDMDSLYKVLECVG, encoded by the coding sequence ATGACGAAAATGAACATGGTTCAAGGTGGAAACAGGATTCGGACGGAAGTGCTGGCGGCAGGATGCAGTCAGCCTCTGTTTCGAATGGTGATGGAGGTTCTTGATGAATTCAGTGTCAAGGTACACCGGGTGGATGCAGACGAGGCTGTGGATTTGAACGGGTTCTCCTCCGAAACGGTTCTTATTGTAGGTGATATGTTCTCGGAAGCGGCTTCCATTGAGTTTGTTCAACACGTTCTTGAACAGGGACTGCGGGCGACGGTCGTTGCCGTATGTCATCGGGGAAATTCTTCTCATGCCGTGGGATTGGAGCGGATCGGCGTCTACAACATCATGGAAGACGGGCCGATGATGAAAACGAAGCTGGCGACTGTCATGCGCCGTGTCTTCTGGATGATTGACAATGAAAGAAGACTGGAATCCGTGACGCGGGCGGTCGAGGGAGCGGAAAGGAATTATAAAAAGCTGTTCAACAAGTCCCCTGTCGGTGTCTTTCTTTCTGATTCATCGGGGCGGCCTCATTCCGTGAATATCGAAATGGCTCGTCTTCTCGGTGCCTCCTCTCCAGCTGAGGTTTTGCAGGAGTATGCGAACTTTGGGGATCAGCTGTATGTCGTTCCCGGACGAAGGAGGGAGTTGGTCAAAGCCCTGTCCAGAAAAGGGCAGATTTTCAATTTTGAATTCGAGGCTCGGCATCTGCGCCTCGGGCGGACGTGGTTTGCCATGAATGCGAGCATTCGGGAGCGGTTGCCGGACGGTTCTTTTCTTATCGACGGCTTTGTTCGGGATATTTCTGAACGTAAAAGGGCTGAAGCGGCAATACGGTATTCCGAGCGAAAATACAGGCATCTTTTCGATCATGCCGGTGAAGGAATCATGTTGATTGACTCCGATCTGCTGATTGCCGATGTCAATTTGGCTGCGGTGCAGTTGTTCGGCGTCGGTTCATCCGACGACCTGACTGGTCGAAGTTTCGTTGATTTTCTGTCCCCGGAAGATACATCCCGTTTTCGTGTTGCGGATGCCGATTCCGGAATAGGTGAGGTGGAACGGCGTGAAATGCGCCTGCTCAGAGCCGACGGTATGGAAATATATGTAGCCGCAACCTTTCGGTATAATTCCGATGACAGGTTTTTTCAGGTTATCCTCAGCGATATTACCACCCGGCGAAATCTTGAGAAGACATTGCGTGCCGCAAGGGATTGTGCAGAGTCCGCAAGCCGGTCCAAATCGGATTTTCTCGCCAATATGAGCCATGAGATCAGGACTCCCCTGAACGGGATCATGGGGATGCTGCAATTGCTGTGGGAAACCCCGCTCAATGAGGAACAGGCTGACTATGTCGATTCCGCGTTGATGTCATGCGCGAGGCTGACTTCGCTGCTCGGGGATATTATGGATATATCGAAGATCGAGGCCGGACGAGTTGATCTTGCTCATGAGCCTCTTGATTTGGGTTCCATTCTGGATTCTGTTCGTCATTTGTTCGGTATTGCGGCGCGGCAGGCCGGAATACGTCTCAAAGTCAGGTGCGAATCACCGTTTCAGGGTGCTTTCGTGGGGGACAGCGTCAAAATACAGCAGATTCTGAATAATCTGGTGGGCAATGCCATCAAATTTACTTCGGAAGGCACTGTCGATGTCGAGTTGGGGCTCCTTCGGCACCCGGAAAAGGGGAAGGTCAATTTGCTTATTTCAGTGAGTGACACCGGAATCGGCATGTGTCCGGCCATGTTTGACCATGTTTTCAAGCCGTTTACGCAGGTTGATAGCAGTTTTACCCGGAAATATCAGGGCGCGGGCCTTGGTCTTTCCATTGTCAAAAACCTTGTGCAGCTCATGGGGGGAGCGTTGCAGATCGAGAGTCTGCCGGGGGAAGGTACGTCTGTTCACTGCTGCCTGACCTTGGAGAGAAAAGAGCCGGCTGTTTTGATGCCTTCCCTTTCTGTCGGAAACGATGACCAGCACAAAAAAGGACGCCGTGTCTTGGTTGTCGAGGATGATTACGTCAATAGGACGTTTCTTGTCCGCGTTCTGGAAAAACAGAAGTATCGTGTGCGGGCCGTGGACAATGGTGAATCCGCCTTGAACGAGCTTCGTACCCGTGCGTATGACGCCGTGCTGATGGATGTTCACATGCCAGTGATGGGGGGCGTTGAAGCGGCAAAGGCGATACGTGCCGGGAAGGCCGGACCGCAGGTTCGGAATATTCCCATAGTCGCGGTCACCGCCTGTGCCGTGAAAGGAGAACGGGAACGGTTCATCGAAGCCGGGATGAATGATTATCTGCCGAAGCCGGTTGATATGGATTCGCTTTACAAGGTGCTTGAGTGCGTGGGGTAG
- a CDS encoding ErpA-related iron-sulfur cluster insertion protein (Members of this family, many of which are selenoproteins, show homology to the iron-sulfur cluster insertion ErpA that was described in Escherichia coli.) — MFTVTVPEEMLEKLRAMLEDEDEESCIRLREYSVGGGUHAKIVLGLGIDEPDEDEDAQIEVGGVPFIAEEDFLSKHGKAFDLSFNENKEVKLTAVTA; from the coding sequence ATGTTTACCGTAACTGTCCCGGAAGAAATGCTGGAAAAGCTCCGGGCAATGCTGGAAGATGAAGATGAGGAAAGCTGTATCCGCCTGCGCGAATACAGTGTCGGCGGCGGTTGACACGCCAAAATCGTGCTCGGTCTGGGCATAGACGAACCGGATGAGGATGAAGACGCTCAAATCGAAGTGGGCGGAGTTCCATTCATTGCGGAAGAAGACTTTTTAAGTAAACACGGCAAGGCCTTCGACCTGTCGTTCAATGAAAACAAGGAAGTAAAGCTGACTGCGGTAACAGCATAA